AAAATGAGCTTCAAGAAAACGCAAATCATGTCACTTGGTCGTTTTAAGCTCAGCACCATCTGTTCCAATGGGAGAAGAAGGCCTCATTAAGGTTGTAGATCACTTCAAGTATCTGGGAGCATACTGTAGTGCTGATGGATCAAATGCCAAGGAGCTCAATCATAGGATTGGCAAGGCATCAGGTGCTTTTAAAGAACTTGAGAAGGTGTGGAAGGACCGGTATATCAACTTTAATAGACACCAAGATGAAAATCTATAATGCCTGCGTTCTTTCTACTCTTCTATATGCTTCTGAATGTTGGACTCAGCATATCACCAACGATTTCATAAGATCTCTGACATAGCAACAGAAGCTCACCACCTTCATTAGAAAGCGCCGCTTACAGTGGTTTGGTTATCTGCTCAGGGTGGATGAGAGTCGCATTCCAAGAAAACTCTACTTCTGGAATCCCATCCCACCCACGGAAAGAGAAGACCTGGACGCCCTAGGACAACTTGGAAGAATGTTGTTTAAAGGGACTTGGATAGACTTGGCACCAGGTGTTCTGTGGAAGAATCTGAAGTTGCTACCAAGGACCGGGCCATATGGAAGTTTCTCCTACGTCAGGCAGCAGGTGCAGAAATGCATGATGCGgtctggtaggtaggtaggtattataaaaaaataataatatatgaattttggatttatatagcacatttttcctgaggattcaaagcgctgtaatttcgctgcaactGGTGAATCTTCACAACAatatcgcatcaactaggccggttgcagctgaacccggcgcaaacctatccgcacttagattgtaactaTTATTatctgtgtatttatttatttattattaaaacgGAGTGTCATAAAtccattcatttaaaatccaaacgGAGGCGTGGGTTCGGATCccataatatatatattatatcatGGATATAATCCAAAAACaactaaatttgcataatttagctGTCAAACATTCAAAGGAGGTGGCAGGGCCCTCATCGTCCTCTCTGGATCCGTCACCACCATTAGTTTTTTTTaatggtttcaattggacttACCTCCAATATTCCTGTGTCTGTGAAGATTCATATTATTTGTGTTGGTTTGGTAGACAACTCCGTCTATGGGAATAGGTGAGCACTCGGCACCATTAAATGTAATATACCAGCGTTTACAACAACCGGAACACCCATAGACTCGCATATTTGCACCATAAGTAACGTAGAGGGCGCTGTCACTTTTCTGTTTGGTAATTGTACATGACTGTAAGAATCGAATAAAACGTATACGGTATATTGTAAAGTGTCTAAGGGGTAAAAAAcccatattcttttttttttttttttttttttttaatcgaatCATTATGATCGCTAATTAATGGCCTGCCTGTTGAAATATTAGTTGTCCtggtcaaattgagaaaaattataTTCTATGAAAATGTGTGTTTggtgcaaatttgttatcaaatcataAATAAGGGCCTATTCCAGGGCTATTTGAGGTAAAATTATCTTCTGTgagtcatttttgagaaaattgtgagTTAGAGATACGAATTTgctcaataataataatagtagtataATGCCATAGACATCATTATATAAATGACGACATGCAATCTTTGGATTTGGGCCAGCTAGCTAGAATGGTGGCTATATGCAAAGTAAGAGATTGATGTGTACATCCGTGGCGCCATTTTTGTCAAAAGTGTTTCAAAACATgacgaacatttgcacttttctttctatTACTGTTACTATAAAGCACCATATAGTTGTGGTGTTAGTCCAATACGTTAGAAAAATATTTCTGCTGATAACCTCATGTTGATATTGACTAAACGAGCTGTATTTCCGTTCAAAAAGGTGTCAAGAGGGCACACCGCCAAATCACTCCACGTTTTATGTACTCCCGGTTATGTACTGGTCAGtccggttaaaatagtccacatCTTATTTGAGcctgttgcggctttattttctaaacatattgtcaaaattcgcacgttttcagctcattttgcTTCCAACAAACTTGACCTACATGACAAAATCTAAgaaaagatcccaattttttattggcgcgaatttgaacaacgcccggttaaatattttgtgtttgctgggatacgctTCCGCTGAAAACGCGTTGGAAATTATTTACCTTTTAAATGACTTTCAGTCTCCTCAAACATAAGAATTGAAGTcgatattgataaaaaaaatatatagcacTGCCTGGTAGAAAAGAAGTCTATAAAATTTACCATTTATCAACTTTTTGAGGAACCGTAAAAGAAACCTACCCCTATTTCACCATAGTCCGCACCATTGCCGCTTCTCCACGCACATTGTCGCCAGTTTTCAAACCACTCCACTTTAGTCAGTTCCCCCGTAACACCTTGAGGACCAGGTGGTCCTTGTGGGCCTTTGGGTCCGTCCGTACATTTCTGTAACAAGAACAAGT
Above is a window of Amphiura filiformis chromosome 20, Afil_fr2py, whole genome shotgun sequence DNA encoding:
- the LOC140142403 gene encoding collagen triple helix repeat-containing protein 1-like; amino-acid sequence: MATRAWPPFLKMQIFTLLNMAFTQRHMRDVVHGDVNLCNYVSLELIKKCTDGPKGPQGPPGPQGVTGELTKVEWFENWRQCAWRSGNGADYGEIGSCTITKQKSDSALYVTYGANMRVYGCSGCCKRWYITFNGAECSPIPIDGVVYQTNTNNMNLHRHRNIGGYCMNIAAGSVVVRAMVGDCSGHGNYDADSGWNSASRIIVREVPKSPYD